One genomic segment of Huiozyma naganishii CBS 8797 chromosome 8, complete genome includes these proteins:
- the ARP1 gene encoding actin-related protein 1 (similar to Saccharomyces cerevisiae ARP1 (YHR129C); ancestral locus Anc_2.117): MADDSFSTLYNQPVVLDNGSAILKAGFSGDETPAILEYTMAGKPRYKKVMTTGLEDRTFVGNEAQRLRGLLALRRPISRGEVTNWDDMELLWSHIFYSKLQLGQGNSQIGDHPLLITEAPLNSTKNRETMCEILYETFNFDALYVAHPAVLSLYATGQTTGCVLECGEGYSASTPVYQGFALPSSIRRIDIGGRDITQELQFYIRKSTGLSLFSNSEQEIVRTIKEKANYVALDYKFEEEKFFIHERENTSTVKLPDGQELTFGKGKYRTSEILFQPQLIGSECVSVPEMLLESINKVDMDLRTQLLENIVLSGGTTMLKGFDQRTMSETKKMLPKHTKVKIRSLAERSYIAWIGGSILSGLYGFRNLWLTREMYEEDPSMVHRKFL, translated from the coding sequence ATGGCTGATGATAGCTTTTCCACTCTGTACAATCAGCCCGTGGTATTAGATAATGGTTCTGCAATTCTGAAAGCTGGTTTTAGCGGTGATGAAACCCCTGCTATTTTGGAGTATACAATGGCCGGCAAGCCGCGCTACAAGAAAGTGATGACAACGGGGCTCGAGGATAGAACCTTTGTAGGGAACGAGGCACAGCGATTAAGAGGTCTTTTAGCTTTGAGAAGGCCCATTTCTCGAGGCGAAGTTACCAACTGGGACGATATGGAACTGCTTTGGTCTCATATCTTTTACAGCAAATTGCAATTGGGTCAAGGAAATTCGCAAATCGGGGATCATCCTTTACTGATTACGGAGGCGCCACTAAACTCTACCAAAAACCGGGAAACTATGTGCGAGATACTTTATGAAACCTTCAACTTTGATGCGTTGTACGTTGCTCATCCTGCAGTTTTATCCTTATATGCTACTGGACAAACCACTGGCTGTGTATTAGAGTGTGGTGAGGGGTACAGTGCATCGACTCCTGTATACCAAGGATTTGCTCTGCCCTCTTCAATACGACGGATAGACATTGGTGGTAGGGATATAACACAAGAGTTGCAATTTTATATAAGGAAGAGCACAGGGCTCTCGTTGTTCTCAAATAGTGAACAAGAGATTGTAAGAACAATCAAGGAGAAGGCCAACTACGTGGCCCTGGACTATAAGtttgaggaggagaagttcTTCATCCATGAAAGAGAGAACACGTCAACGGTTAAGTTGCCCGATGGTCAGGAGTTGACGTTCGGGAAGGGCAAGTACAGAACCTCTGAGATTTTATTCCAACCTCAGCTCATAGGATCAGAATGTGTCAGTGTCCCCGAAATGCTGCTCGAATCGATAAACAAGGTTGATATGGATCTTCGGACCCAGCTCCTCGAGAACATAGTTTTGAGTGGTGGTACAACAATGTTAAAAGGGTTTGACCAAAGAACAATGAGCGAGACGAAAAAAATGCTACCGAAACATACAAAGGTCAAGATAAGGTCGCTTGCTGAAAGGTCGTACATAGCGTGGATTGGCGGATCGATACTGTCTGGGCTTTACGGATTCAGAAACCTGTGGCTCACCAGAGAAATGTACGAGGAGGACCCCAGTATGGTACATAGGAAGTTTCTGTGA
- the KNAG0H03660 gene encoding uncharacterized protein (similar to Saccharomyces cerevisiae YHR131C and YNL144C; ancestral locus Anc_2.113): MLRVLTEQDDFEHKTLINHGQSAETGTDPLKSPVSSASTSINNEFLTLSSNTSETSVTVENSATPGSGTAPPLAVKRIISPNYANFNTAGPAQLSTSKYTFNNDFLLYIDRAPSRVPGYKTSNPNRTVRFPIYENITTCSRDDQPPAYTPAVNKYAIVSLKFERVSPYEPSTSRSWRDCVMEINSTQLNFYALDDTITNKIKELSSSISTVTGEYKTSSILSLSSKRVKGVKELTPESERIVRQMVEKNKQHYLSDSNMFKSFTLQFASYGIPIDYDKKAFVLRLRCETEQFLISFNNVDDLIMWSMYLSVGISVSLDLDFRDLPDYRVVPRRRMRRRRRSQRRKHSRVRSRTQSITSSLTTMAKGSKSFQNSSSGSHLYLAEFNRILSSSSTSSGKFSTTTSRRGSSASLSAHQSAANSSDSVQTLNSSFKWKLRNIFKSQSNKSFPDTPPNSGISSPEPIRRTSLLLPLTQVSGAETGSSGRTRSTSSPTVPFSLNSQCMSTPKNTRKMSISTMTNVSPTAQNMQPSVAPNYRDRANNVLHMPVAGRSHAVGMQSETIDEGISEHRTDYANISTYIAEESADVACDDDEEIEDPSDIYREEGLFYDSYDDEEEDLEGADDDDDDDDEYDYHDAYRSGNFSGNSDLRWLTSSGNDDVKWNPIPFNTTRKKYVRDSLRCIRPLIEDQEWIGAVIFRPTKEPSYKTNNVPMWLGDSDNGAHKKRLNYLSGTDYSKVKNHYLKAYIVGPVGYLKAESKVFTKSSRKK; the protein is encoded by the coding sequence ATGTTGAGAGTACTTACGGAGCAAGACGACTTCGAGCATAAAACTCTGATAAACCACGGGCAATCGGCGGAGACCGGGACAGATCCGTTGAAGTCTCCAGTGTCGAGTGCCTCGACGTCGATCAACAACGAGTTCTTGACTCTATCAAGCAATACAAGTGAAACATCGGTCACTGTTGAAAACAGTGCAACACCGGGAAGTGGCACTGCACCACCGCTTGCTGTCAAGCGGATTATATCGCCTAACTACGCAAACTTTAATACTGCTGGGCCCGCTCAACTATCAACGTCGAAATACACTTTTAACAACGATTTCTTACTCTACATTGACAGGGCCCCAAGCAGAGTCCCAGGTTACAAAACATCGAACCCAAATAGAACAGTGCGATTCCCCATCTATGAAAATATAACGACTTGTTCGAGGGACGACCAGCCGCCGGCATACACACCTGCGGTAAACAAGTACGCCATCGTATCGTTGAAGTTTGAAAGAGTATCGCCTTATGAACCATCGACGTCGAGGTCTTGGAGGGACTGTGTAATGGAGATCAACTCGACGCAGTTGAATTTTTACGCCCTGGATGACACCATTacaaacaaaatcaaagaactgTCAAGCTCCATCTCAACGGTGACTGGGGAATACAAAACCTCGAGCATTCTGTCCCTGTCATCGAAGCGCGTGAAAGGCGTGAAGGAACTCACACCAGAAAGTGAACGAATTGTGCGCCAAATGGTGGAAAAGAATAAACAACACTATTTGTCGGATTCAAACATGTTCAAATCATTCACTTTGCAATTTGCCTCGTACGGGATACCAATAGACTACGACAAGAAAGCGTTCGTGCTGAGACTACGTTGCGAAACAGAACAGTTTTTAATCAGTTTCAACAACGTCGACGACCTCATCATGTGGTCCATGTACCTATCCGTTGGTATTTCTGTATCATTAGACCTCGATTTTAGAGATCTGCCGGACTACAGAGTCGTCCCCAGAAGACGTATGAGGAGACGCAGGAGAAGCCAAAGAAGGAAACATTCCAGAGTGAGAAGCAGAACCCAGAGTATAACCTCATCGTTAACCACCATGGCAAAGGGATCCAaatctttccaaaattCATCAAGCGGGAGCCACCTCTATTTAGCCGAGTTCAACAGAATTttgtcctcgtcatctACCTCCAGTGGTAAATTCAGTACCACCACTAGTAGAAGGGGTAGCAGCGCCAGTTTGAGCGCACACCAAAGCGCAGCAAATAGTTCTGATAGCGTACAGACATTGAATTCTTCGTTTAAATGGAAATTAAGAAACATATTTAAGAGCCAGTCAAACAAATCTTTTCCTGATACACCACCAAATAGTGGTATAAGTTCTCCAGAACCAATAAGAAGAACATCACTTTTATTGCCATTGACCCAGGTGTCGGGTGCCGAGACGGGTAGTAGCGGTAGAACGAGGTCTACCTCTTCACCAACGGTTCCTTTCAGTTTAAATAGCCAGTGCATGTCAACTCCCAAAAATACAAGAAAGATGTCCATCTCGACAATGACGAATGTGAGCCCCACAGCCCAGAATATGCAGCCTTCAGTTGCGCCAAATTATAGAGATAGAGCCAACAATGTGTTGCATATGCCAGTTGCGGGTCGCAGTCATGCTGTAGGAATGCAAAGTGAAACCATCGACGAAGGTATATCGGAGCACCGCACAGACTATGCTAATATATCTACCTATATTGCAGAGGAGAGTGCAGATGTTGCttgtgatgatgatgaagaaattgaagatcCATCGGATATTTATAGAGAGGAGGGTTTATTCTACGATTCATacgatgatgaagaggaagatttGGAGGGTGctgatgatgacgacgatgatgatgatgaataTGACTACCACGATGCATATAGATCAGGCAATTTTTCTGGAAACAGTGATCTGAGATGGCTCACATCCTCCGGAAATGACGATGTTAAGTGGAATCCAATTCCTTTCAACACAACTCGGAAAAAGTATGTCCGTGATTCCCTGAGATGCATTAGGCCGTTGATCGAGGATCAGGAATGGATTGGGGCTGTTATTTTCAGACCTACTAAGGAGCCATCCTACAAAACTAATAATGTACCTATGTGGTTGGGTGATTCTGATAACGGCGCGCACAAGAAAAGGCTCAATTATTTGAGCGGGACCGATTACTCCAAAGTTAAGAACCATTACTTGAAGGCATACATTGTGGGACCAGTGGGATATTTAAAAGCAGAATCAAAGGTATTTACGAAAAGCTCGCGGAAGAAGTGA
- the ALF1 gene encoding Alf1p (similar to Saccharomyces cerevisiae ALF1 (YNL148C); ancestral locus Anc_2.120): MVTVFVDSALCSTSYELDDGISLETLVSKLKLLTGIEVEDMKLTLQSRLGGEGESIVYPTRDLGHDFAIRSVARIMVEDTNSDSLVNALKESIDNRSRQNASSFSLSEEQYSQKQNSVLQWKKQAKLGRFDPKYSSKRAIEDSLIDDRLKELEVGQRCCVTTGNKPNQLERRGWLRFIGKVPDISETDIWCGIEFDDAVGKNEGAVKGTTYFGPVAKNHGGFLKPLCVHTGSEFTPRASDDTSDEEV; the protein is encoded by the coding sequence ATGGTCACGGTATTTGTTGACTCTGCACTTTGCTCCACATCGTACGAGCTGGATGACGGGATTTCGCTCGAAACGTTGGTCTCGAAGTTGAAACTTCTCACAGGAATTGAGGTTGAGGATATGAAACTGACATTGCAAAGTAGACTTGGTGGTGAGGGCGAGTCTATTGTTTATCCCACACGAGATTTGGGGCACGACTTTGCTATCCGGTCCGTTGCTCGGATTATGGTTGAGGATACAAACTCAGACTCGCTCGTCAACGCCCTGAAAGAATCAATCGATAACAGATCCCGGCAAAATGCAAGCAGTTTTTCCCTATCTGAAGAGCAATACAGCCAAAAACAGAattctgttcttcaatGGAAGAAACAGGCCAAGTTGGGAAGGTTCGACCCAAAGTACTCCTCAAAACGTGCCATTGAAGACTCATTGATTGATGATCGgttgaaagaattggaGGTTGGTCAACGGTGTTGTGTGACCACAGGCAATAAGCCCAATCAGCTCGAGAGAAGAGGATGGTTGCGGTTTATAGGCAAAGTACCTGATATTAGCGAAACTGATATATGGTGTGGGATTGAGTTCGATGATGCTGTTGGGAAAAATGAAGGTGCCGTGAAGGGTACTACGTACTTTGGTCCTGTGGCCAAGAACCATGGTGGGTTTCTTAAACCTCTATGTGTGCACACAGGTTCTGAATTTACCCCAAGAGCATCAGACGATACCTCTGACGAAGAAGTATGA
- the LSM7 gene encoding Sm-like protein LSM7 (similar to Saccharomyces cerevisiae LSM7 (YNL147W); ancestral locus Anc_2.119), whose amino-acid sequence MSSINQEKPMKEQQQQQQQQQKKKFESPKREAIVDLAKYKDSKVRVKLMGDKLVVGVLKGYDQLMNLVLDETAEYLKDANDEISRDKTRDLGFTVIRGNILVSISPLEGSEVIYMQSSQ is encoded by the exons ATGAGTTCAATT AACCAAGAGAAACCAATGaaggaacagcaacagcaacaacagcagcaacagaaaaagaaattcgAAAGCCCTAAAAGAGAGGCTATTGTGGACCTTGCGAAGTACAAGGATTCTAAAGTTCGTGTCAAGCTGATGGGCGACAAATTGGTGGTAGGTGTGCTGAAGGGATATGACCAATTGATGAACTTGGTACTGGACGAAACGGCTGAGTACCTAAAGGACGCCAACGACGAAATCTCAAGAGACAAGACGAGGGATTTGGGCTTCACCGTCATAAGAGGCAACATTCTCGTTTCCATAAGCCCACTGGAGGGATCCGAAGTAATATACATGCAAAGCTCGCAATAA
- the KNAG0H03610 gene encoding uncharacterized protein (similar to Saccharomyces cerevisiae YHR127W; ancestral locus Anc_2.127) → MAGKRGRRSNSNGARGTQQQQQQQNGRVGLVAVGNESDMGGPLRIFTTTSEDEQLSKQQSKNKLRRRRKRGDARGAMNEDFGDNFNSELFLDPELFRRTSKPRRGFSVANGHLLSDDNVGILLRQAELRVKAKRKVATGPGSVKNRASRKELLEAINAERDIANKTSRKRSRGKNVVPGRSNGPRSGSSQAQIPQNRLVLSTSTRAEDQLLAISNLTIGIDRENLKEVLQKVGKCKIASIKLRDLPTGSATAHVMMARPSVPELERLQVMFNGAQVDGRVIQVNITSKQQLGRGR, encoded by the coding sequence ATGGCGGGGaagaggggaagaagaagtaaTAGCAACGGTGCCCGTGGaacgcagcagcagcagcagcaacaaaaCGGAAGAGTTGGCCTCGTTGCAGTGGGTAACGAATCAGATATGGGAGGTCCGCTCCGTATCTTCACCACCACGTCGGAGGACGAGCAGTTGTCGAAGCAGCAGAGTAAGAACAAGTTAAGACGGAGAAGGAAGAGAGGTGATGCTCGTGGTGCCATGAATGAGGACTTCGGGGATAATTTCAATAGCGAACTTTTCCTGGATCCTGAGTTGTTCAGAAGAACGTCGAAACCACGCCGTGGGTTTTCCGTTGCGAATGGACACTTATTGAGTGACGATAATGTCGGGATTCTGCTGAGACAGGCTGAGCTGCGAGTTAAGGCGAAGCGGAAGGTGGCCACGGGACCTGGGTCCGTTAAAAATAGAGCAAGCCGCAAGGAGTTGCTCGAGGCAATCAACGCCGAGAGAGATATAGCTAATAAAACCTCTAGGAAGAGATCTAGAGGTAAGAACGTTGTTCCGGGGAGGAGCAACGGACCTAGGTCTGGTTCGTCGCAGGCGCAGATACCACAAAACAGACTCGTTTTGTCTACCAGCACCAGAGCAGAGGACCAGCTATTGGCCATATCCAACTTGACCATTGGAATTGACAGggaaaacttgaaggaaGTCTTGCAAAAAGTGGGCAAGTGCAAGATCGCCAGCATTAAATTGAGGGACTTACCAACAGGATCCGCTACCGCGCATGTTATGATGGCGCGTCCATCGGTCCCCGAGTTGGAACGGTTGCAAGTGATGTTTAACGGTGCCCAGGTTGACGGTAGGGTTATCCAAGTCAATATCACATCAAAGCAACAGCTTGGACGTGGGCGCTGA
- the FYV6 gene encoding Fyv6p (similar to Saccharomyces cerevisiae FYV6 (YNL133C); ancestral locus Anc_2.134), giving the protein MVDKSTPRPKRPLTFISEGASDIQTQKAKEEHEQNKYEHERQRRRRKTLQDQLRANAINKQKVFKKQVREKEKFNRLSKSELQFFKDADRDRQQTQKKEDNYLQSGLAEFERKKKMLERRNNKILNSTDDASAPIEGTSQHPRSLTQSLGIVKKKPKRKIHVSLKSLDDHTQ; this is encoded by the coding sequence ATGGTAGACAAGAGCACGCCGCGGCCGAAAAGACCGCTGACCTTTATCTCGGAAGGTGCGTCCGATATACAGACACAGAAGGCGAAAGAGGAGCACGAGCAGAACAAGTACGAGCATGAGCGGCAACGAAGGCGGCGAAAGACGCTGCAGGACCAACTGCGAGCGAATGCTATCAACAAGCAGAAGGTGTTCAAGAAGCAGGTGCGggagaaggaaaagttCAACCGGTTAAGCAAAAGCGAGTTGcaattcttcaaagatgCAGACAGAGACCGGCAGCAGACgcagaagaaagaggaCAACTATTTACAAAGTGGTCTCGCCGAGTTcgagaggaagaaaaaaatgctgGAGCGAAGAAATAACAAAATTCTGAATTCTACCGATGATGCCAGTGCACCAATAGAGGGGACCTCGCAACATCCACGGTCATTGACGCAGTCACTCGGAAttgtgaagaaaaaaccgAAACGGAAAATTCACGTATCATTGAAATCATTGGATGATCACACACAGTGA
- the FUR1 gene encoding uracil phosphoribosyltransferase (similar to Saccharomyces cerevisiae FUR1 (YHR128W); ancestral locus Anc_2.118), producing MSTEPFKNVYLLPQTNQLLGLYTIIRDKNTTRPDFIFYSDRIIRLLVEEGLNHLPVTPKTVATHTGEDFTGVSFVGRICGVSIVRAGESMEQGLRDCCRSVRIGKILIQRDEETALPKLFYEKLPEDISDRYVFLLDPMLATGGSAIMATDVLIKRGVKPERIYFLNLICSKEGIDRYHAAHPDVKIVTGVLDKGLNEQKYLVPGLGDFGDRYYCI from the coding sequence ATGTCCACTGAACCTTTCAAGAACGTATACTTGCTTCCACAGACCAACCAATTGTTGGGGCTATATACCATCATTAGGGACAAGAACACCACAAGACCAgatttcattttttattCCGACAGAATCATCAGACTGCTAGTCGAGGAAGGTTTGAACCACCTTCCAGTGACACCAAAGACCGTCGCTACACACACGGGCGAAGACTTCACAGGTGTCTCCTTTGTTGGCAGAATCTGCGGGGTTTCCATAGTGAGGGCCGGTGAGTCCATGGAACAAGGGCTGAGAGACTGCTGTAGGTCTGTTCGTATCGGTAAAATCTTGATTCAAAGAGACGAAGAGACAGCTTTGCCAAAACTCTTCTACGAAAAGCTACCAGAAGATATCTCAGATAGATACGTGTTTTTGTTAGACCCAATGCTGGCTACAGGGGGTAGCGCCATCATGGCCACCGATGTACTAATCAAGAGAGGGGTGAAACCAGAAAGAATCTACTTTTTGAACCTGATCTGCAGCAAGGAAGGTATCGACAGATACCATGCTGCCCACCCAGATGTTAAAATTGTAACGGGTGTTTTAGACAAAGGTCTGAACGAACAGAAATACCTAGTCCCAGGTCTTGGTGACTTTGGTGACAGATACTACTGCATCTAA